A window of Holophagales bacterium contains these coding sequences:
- a CDS encoding DUF3052 domain-containing protein, whose translation MSAVPGATAGYSGTPLPRKLGIRAGDQVLLLDAPVGFEALLAGLPKGARVVRRARSAGVLLLFVPSAAALGARFARATAALAPKGKLWIVWPKKASGVVTDVTEAVVRAFGLANGFVDYKVCAVDETWSGLCFARKKP comes from the coding sequence GTGTCCGCCGTTCCCGGCGCGACGGCCGGATACTCCGGAACGCCGCTACCGAGGAAGCTCGGAATCCGGGCGGGTGATCAGGTCCTTCTCCTCGACGCCCCGGTCGGCTTCGAGGCCCTTCTCGCCGGGCTCCCCAAGGGGGCGCGCGTCGTCCGGAGGGCCCGGTCTGCGGGCGTCCTCCTCCTCTTCGTCCCGTCCGCGGCCGCGCTCGGTGCGCGCTTCGCCAGGGCGACCGCGGCGCTCGCCCCGAAGGGGAAGCTCTGGATCGTCTGGCCGAAGAAGGCGTCGGGCGTCGTGACCGACGTGACGGAGGCCGTCGTCCGCGCGTTCGGTCTCGCGAACGGGTTCGTCGACTACAAGGTCTGCGCGGTCGACGAAACCTGGTCGGGCCTCTGCTTCGCGAGGAAGAAGCCGTAG